The window TGATTTTATTTCTGTTAAAGTAGCTGCTAAGGTCGATCACCTTATTGGACGTGTTACCCCCACAAATTTTTCGGTATTTTCCTGGTGTCAGGCCATAAATCCTCATAAATGCCCTTGAAAATGATTCCTGCGACGCATATTGATAATTCAGAGCGATATCAATAATTGGCTGCGCTGTCTGAGTAAGATCTTCAGCCGCTTTTGCCATCCGTCTTTTAGTGATGTACCGATATACAGATTCTCCGACTATTTTGTGAAAGAGTCTGTGATAATGATACTTTGATAATTTAGCTTTCTGGGCCAAATCGTCCAGTTTGATCTGGTCTTTCAAATTTTTTTCAATATACTCAACTGAACCACGCAGTGTTGTGTAATAATCCATATGTCTCCTCCTTTCCAAATAATGTTTTATCAT is drawn from uncultured Desulfobacter sp. and contains these coding sequences:
- a CDS encoding AraC family transcriptional regulator, producing MDYYTTLRGSVEYIEKNLKDQIKLDDLAQKAKLSKYHYHRLFHKIVGESVYRYITKRRMAKAAEDLTQTAQPIIDIALNYQYASQESFSRAFMRIYGLTPGKYRKICGGNTSNKVIDLSSYFNRNKITNMAA